One window from the genome of Mauremys mutica isolate MM-2020 ecotype Southern chromosome 4, ASM2049712v1, whole genome shotgun sequence encodes:
- the LOC123368805 gene encoding ubiquinol-cytochrome-c reductase complex assembly factor 2 yields the protein MAATRYRRFLKLCEEWPVEETKRGRDLGAFLRQRVAQAFREGESTQIADPANCDQMYESLVRIHTNFYKNKYPRLKDTSFTGVTVEECKLILATDSGKQMEEMKKGKWKKLREKFSAKNAEEDSKL from the exons ATGGCGGCCACCCGCTACCGGCGGTTTCTGAAGCTCTGCGAGGAGTGGCCGGTGGAGGAGACCAAGCGGGGCCGGGACCTGGGCGCCTTCCTGCGGCAGCGGGTGGCCCAGGCCTTCCGGGAGGGGGAGAGCACCCAG ATTGCTGACCCTGCAAACTGTGACCAAATGTATGAGAGTTTAGTCAGAATCCACACCAATTTCTATAAAAACAAG TATCCACGCCTGAAAGATACGAGCTTCACTGGAGTGACAGTGGAAGAATGCAAGCTGATCCTAGCAACAG ACAGCGGGAAACAGATGGAGGAAATGAAAAAAGGTAAATGGAAAAAACTGCGAGAGAAGTTCTCTGCCAAGAATGCTGAAGAGGACTCAAAGTTATaa